The following are encoded together in the Heliangelus exortis chromosome 15, bHelExo1.hap1, whole genome shotgun sequence genome:
- the LOC139803031 gene encoding lateral signaling target protein 2 homolog → MLPAALRRWLRRPKRSDPRLLSQFFFADERVTRVVAEINGLDAELDPQQYLVLLNQLHLSQAHLLAILERIMEECIPTQRHSRDYLVKFPEELLVDNLGNHMLFAAECLLAGTFLEVEEADGAQLRPQARNLLCSLELVRTVLREQSLSQPGSYPEPVRAVLIQFDRLFAEFELSYVSSLVAVKSPEEIYRQQEIIVLFCETVERALRLGYLTQEMIDGYEPLLMFTIPRLAIISGLLIYPEGPLSLEQSPEQMSRVFSPFYNLLKKIRDLLWVLSVEELCLLERTLCTAESEDPCGLTTPTAWGAAMPRADPPAPWGLHEVSHTTTSPPTCTGQLEPYGAVDDLGSDQPWGPQPPGSCTRLNAKLGARCWELRSCYSSTKDMLHTLFVCISGVADQLQTNFASDLRSILKTVFKIVASQAKPSEEMGASQEEEGDPCAVDSSRVADCPLCSSSAEAVGLRRAGACRLPEWVPDSRCSQCSACRSPFTLLRRRHHCRSCGKIFCARCSPHAVALPHYGQLKPVRVCTHCYMAHLPLVPRRARTH, encoded by the exons ATGCTGCCCGCCGCTCTCCGCCGCTGGCTGCGCCGGCCCAAG CGCTCCGACCCCCGCCTGCTCTCCCAGTTCTTCTTTGCTGACGAGAGGGTGACCCGGGTGGTGGCTGAGATCAATGGGCTGGATGCTGAGCTGGACCCTCAGCAGTACCTGGTGCTCCTCAACCAGCTCCACCTCAGCCAG gctCACCTGCTGGCCATCCTGGAGCGGATCATGGAAGAGTGCATCCCCACGCAGCGGCACAGCCGTGACTACCTGGTCAAGTTCCCTGAGGAGCTCTTGGTGGACAACCTGGGGAACCACATGCTGTTTGCTGCTGAG TGTCTCCTCGCTGGTACCTTCCTGGAGGTGGAGGAGGCAGATGGGGCGCAGCTGCGGCCCCAGGCCAGGAACCTGCtgtgcagcctggagctggtgcGGACGGTGTTGCgggagcagagcctgagccAGCCTGGCTCCTACCCAGAGCCTGTCCGGGCTGTGCTCATCCAATTTGACCGGCTCTTCGCAGAGTTTGAGCTGAG CTATGTGTCCTCACTGGTGGCAGTGAAGTCTCCCGAGGAGATCTACAGGCAGCAGGAAATCATCGTGCTCTTCTGTGAGACAGTAGAGAG AGCCTTGCGCCTGGGCTACCTGACCCAGGAGATGATTGATGGCTATGAACCATTGCTGATGTTCACCATCCCTCGCCTGGCTATTATCAG TGGCCTCCTCATCTATCCCGAGGGTCCCCTCAGCCTGGAACAGAGCCCTGAGCAGATGTCCCGGGTATTCAGCCCCTTCTACAACCTCCTAAAGAAGATAAG GGACCTATTATGGGTGCTGTCTGTGGaggagctctgcctgctggagaGGACCCTCTGCACAGCTGAATCAGAGGATCCTTGTGGTCTGACCACCCCCACAGCTTGGGGGGCAGCCATGCCCAGAGCGGaccctccagctccctggggtcTCCATGAGGTCTCCCACACTACCACATCACCCCCCACCTGTACAGGACAGCTGGAACCCTATGGTGCAGTGGATGACCTGGGCAGTGACCAGCCGTGGGG CCCACAGCCACCTGGGAGCTGCACAAGGCTCAATGCCAAGCTGGGTGCCCGCTGCTGGGAGCTGCGCTCCTGCTACAGCAGCACCAAGGACATGCTGCACACCCTCTTTGTCTGCATCTCAG GGGTGGCTGATCAGCTCCAGACCAACTTTGCCAGTGACCTGCGGAGCATCTTGAAAACGGTCTTCAAGATCGTCGCCTCGCAGGCAAAGCCTTCAGAGGAGATGGGTGCCAGCC aggaagaggagggtgaCCCATGTGCAGTGGATTCTTCTCGTGTGGCCGACTGCCccctgtgctccagctctgcagaggctgTTGGGCTTCGGAGGGCAG GTGCCTGCCGCCTGCCCGAGTGGGTGCCGGACAGCAGGTGCAGCCAGTGCTCTGCCTGCCGCTCGCCCTTCACCCTCCTGCGTCGCAGGCACCACTGCCGCAGCTGCGGCAAG ATCTTCTGTGCCCGCTGCTCGCCACACGCTGTGGCTCTGCCACACTATGGCCAACTGAAACCCGTGCGTGTCTGCACACACTGCTACATGGCACACCTCCCACTCGTGCCCCGGCGTGCCCGGACCCACTAA